The following nucleotide sequence is from Mangifera indica cultivar Alphonso chromosome 1, CATAS_Mindica_2.1, whole genome shotgun sequence.
TATGAAGTCTGTGCTTTGAGTCAAAATGAAGAACTTTTGTGCTCTTATATAAGTCACATCTACCCCTTTGTACTCTACTTTAAACCTTAATGTGAAGTCTAACTAAGATATTTCTAAAATCTTAGTCATCTCTTAGATCAGGTTCCACCATGTGTTAGCATCGGATTTGAAGATATAGATGTAATAACTCTCTTTTGAACTATAATGTCGAAAAGGGCCATAACACTCTCTACCAACTCAGCCACTCCTTAGCTGTAATTGAATCCTTAGCACCATCAAATTTCTAAGGTTGGTGCATACTTAACAAGTTTAAGATAGGATGCAACTAAGCCTTGGCTAGTGTTACTATCAGTGTTGTTGTTGGCACTGAAATCACCTCTACTGATCCTTAAACCTATAACAATGACATCTGAGTTGACTCATTAGCTTGAGCTAGAACACTTCCCTATTCCTTAAACCTAGAACACTTGCTTACGGATTAGGGGCATTATCCCCTCACTCTAGCTCCTCTATGGGTTATTAGTTTAGGTATTTTTGGTATTAGCTCTGGTtctccttatttttttttttttaaaaatccagAATTATAAGTTTTCCTAAAACTTAGTAagtataagtaaaattttacttaCAGTAATTGACTATGAGTGCAGTCAATGTGGCATGAGAGACTTACATTCTTGTTTAATTTGGCAACACACATACTTTCAAACATCTTTTGGATACAAAAATAATGCTTTCATACTAACTTGTAATGCCCCATCTAGCAGTATTACTTTCTAGAGGAAGATGTAGCCAAACTGAATTCTTGAGCATGCTTGacttttcaaaacatttaaaactcaTAAATGAACTTTTATAAAAGCTTTGAATAAgcatcatttattaatttctaggaatgactaaaatgcccttaatcAAAAATATAGTTAGAAGTGTACAAAAGATGTCATAACTAGAAGggtaaaggactatttcctacccaaattttagctcaatctaaaaaatatacctATAGTAGATGATAagcccaaacacccacccactTCTAAAATACCGTTAACTTTTCTATTAAatacaagggtaaaatcatcatttaacaataatattaaaaatatataattttatctcattttccccttagattttaaaaattaacatgtaACCCCTatacttgaactttgaaaagtgacttcccCCTCCCtaaatccttaattttttcttctctctccttTCGCCCATTAGCTATTGATTTGTTTAGAGATTAAATGATGAGCATTGTCTAGATTTAGACGATGTTCATTATCCTTTACTAGATGACAGAGCATCGTCTATTCTCTAGATTATGTTTGTCATCCATTCTAGATGACTCTTGTCATCTAGATTTGGACAATAGACAATAATCCATTAAGGACAATGTTTGTCATCTAGTCTAGATGACAGAACATCATCTAAAATGGATGATTCTCTATTGTCCAAAATGGATGATGCTCCATTGTCTAGAGATTTAGACAACGAAACATAgtctagatctggatgatgctCATAATACATGGATGACAATCGTTGTCCAGAGGATGACCTTTGAACGAAGACTTCTCCATCATTGGTTGGCCATCACTAGAGAAAGTGGCTAAATTTCaaaggggaaaagtgaattttttaaacttaattcaagagaaaaaatgctagttttccaaaataaagggggaaaatgctataaaattttaattattttaatattattgataaaatgatgaatttacccttaaaccctaacaaaaaatatatgggtATATCGTAACAAAGTAAACATTGgatgggtatttgggtttttcatctgctatgagtatatatatttgCCATTTCAACAAAACTTCGGTGGGAAATTGTTCTTTTCCCTAACTGGAAAGTAACAGTATGCagttaaatacataattaaacttataataCTAATAAAACTCATGTAAGCTATAATGATAGAAATGCCCTTGTAACTCTATGCCCATTGACGTCCACTCGTTCTGTAACCATCACAATCACCTGTACTTGCACACATGAGAGTAGGGAAGTGGTGATAAAACACTTAAGAAGTAGGAGACTCTACTACTAACTTTTACTTATTCCCTAAAATGCCTTTGGTTTTAACCTTTTCTATCTCATTCATCAGGAGTCGACACTAAACTCCCTTGTGGATGATGATAGGTCTTAGGCATCATCTCTATGCTTATACTGTATTCTTAGAAATGTCTAAGATATATGTCATAACTCTTAGGTCCAACTATATCTTGCTCAATCACTAGAATCCTATCTAGTAAAAGCATACTTAACTCGGTGGAAGCATTTGTATCTATAAGCTAAAATTAAATGTGTACTCTAGgtcaatcaaaccaaatcaaatacaAGAATTTCCACCTTGGCTATGTGAGCTATTTCTCTATTCCACTACACCAACTACATCTTAACTAGGCTCTAATGTAACCAAGTACCCTACTGTGGGTCCAGTGTCCTACTACAAATATGCCCTATCGTGGGTGGTGTAGGGAATGTGTACTCACAGTGCCTCCTTGTAGCAATTATATAATGTCTAGCATGCATATATCTTGGGCCTTTACTTAACTTAGCTTACTCTTGCTTCcacctaaaatatatatatatatatatatatatcttatattgtataataacaTAACTCTTAAGCATGCAAGGTACTACTATGTACTTGGGATGTCTGTACTATCACTCAGGATGACCTTTAAATCTTTAGCCTAGTTCCTTTGATACATGATGGTGTATCTTTTCTTCCTTACACATGGCAATCCTTCTTCATGACTTCTACCCGTGTGTTATTATTTCtatatacatgggcatgtgctCTTACTAACACAGATATGTGCCCTTTCAgataattatttcactttttctCTCTGCTTTCTTCTTGATTGCTTTACTTTTTAAGGGATTATGGTCACTTCACCCTCATATGGTCGTGCTAATGCTATACATAGGAAGTCCACATATCCTAATTGATTGTTCAATGGTTAACAATGTCCAACAGTTATTGGCATGCTAGAAAATCTAAGCTGAATGTTGAGCTTAAcatacatggtcgtgtgtctCATACCAAACAACTGTGTGTCGAGTctataatgcataaaatgttgAGTTTTAATCCCTAATTGGGTTTCTATGAAAGTGTTAGGGTAGATGCTCTAGAGTCATTTGTATTTGAcatttatagatataattttatattaatcatcaataaaaaggTTTATTATGATATGTCTTctgttttgaattcattttgtttataagaTACATATTTTAGAGGCATGCAAACTTGGTATATGCATTGAAAGCATTTAGATGTTTTAATGATGATTAAAACATGTCTTGAATGgtgcataataaaaattctgaatttttaaAGCTTTAATTTGGAtatgttaaatgatgttttaatgaTGATTAAAACATTTAGATGAAGATTATAATGTATGTGATTAAGTGTAATTAAATATGGTCTATATGATGATGGAGCATGGTGAAAGAATAGGcataatttgtatgaatatGTCATGAAAGTTTATTGCTTAATTTGATCAAATGGTGAATTTTCACATGTATGTAAACTTGCACTAATGATAAATAGGTGTTAACGATGTGATTTAATATTgacataaaattgaatttttgaaggCATGTGAAAAGATGTATATGTCCTTTTGCtagatttaatattaattaaatgatgatggTATGCACAAATACCAACTAGCCTTTAACAGTGATTGAGTGTGATGGTTGGCATGAATTAAAATAatggtaaatatatattttttatattacatataccAATTAGCACCTAATGTTGATTAAGTGTGATAActgatataattatttgatgataatttgaaaattaataatattaaattgcatTGGTATGCATGACATTATGACctattatttgataaaagttatctaaaataaatagtagagaatatttatatattaaacattacgctatttataattgaatcattgcattttaattactattttaactagatcaaatttttataggttaatatttaattaaatgtgaataagttcatattttctattaaatattagttttagttGGATGGATGGATTATTTAGGGATGATCATGAGTGTAATTTATCgttttcaaaagtttatgtAATTGGGttgcaatattattttattaaagggtttgtattaaataaccttattacattaatttaatttaattatatttttttaggtaTGTATGCATAAGTTTCAAATGTAATTGGAGCACATGGATGAGGGCTCAAAGGCAATTTGTATGGCGATCTGAATGAATACTTGGATGTAAGTGAATAGTTTGCCTTTCagttataattttgaaaaccctatgatcatcccaccatattttatattatgcatatatgtgatgtatgtatgtcatgcaaatattaattaaattaattaataagttaaacataaaatctctctaattaaaattattaaatctatgtaTCCAAtcattagataattaaaattctataacataaattataacaTCCCAAAATTCCTAttatgtgaaagatatgaaatttatgtcatgaaattaaatttatcttgttttttaatGGTTATTATCATCATGTCctagatttttattatgtaagaACATGATGAAAATACATTTCGGGAAAACATGATGGTTAGGATTTGACTACCCAATAGTACTaggatttttattatgtgaagTATCCGAAGTGAaagacatgaaaaataaatcgAGTCTTATATAGAGATATAAATGGAAATGGTTTCCtgcttattaaatttaattaaccaagatttctattatgtgagattaattacatttaataaaaatttgattaccCACTAAAAATTGATCTAATAGAATTTTCAGATCATATCTATGAAGAGTTTAggattcgaataaaatagtgggagctaatGAGTCATATGTTCGATTCACTAATgaaactttttctctttgtagtatttttgtttaattatgatacattcaaaaaaaaaaaggccaacaACATACTCCTAAGAATAGTTTTGTCTGTATTGGAATTGaatgattatcatataaattctattactaataaaagaatttgaaataataCAAACCCCAAGGTTCTATGACACTATAGATTAGGTCATATtagataaaaaagattaattcaaCTTGAGAAAGTGAGCTTTTAGTTCATGAGGTTATGAACCTTATCCAACGTGTGAATTTTGTCTCTAAAGCAAGATGATCAAATCTCCTTTTAAGAGTAAAAGGAATCGTGCCAAAAAATTATTAGACTTAATACATATAGATGTATGTGGACCATTTAATCACATGGTTAGGGGAGATTTTCACTACTTCATTATCTTTACTAATGATTATTTTTAGTACGAGTATCTACATTTGTTGAAATACAAActagaatcttttgaaaaagtttaaagaaatcaaaattgaagTAAAGAAACAAACTAGAAAGCGTATTAAAATTATGTGATCAGATCATGAAAGAGAATACTTGAGTACAAAATTTTAGGAATTCTTGAAGGACAATGGAATTATTTCCCAAATGACTGCTCTATATACACctcaacataatggtgtatctgaaAGGAGAAACTGTACTCTATTggatattatatgatatgatcaATGGTAAGCTCTAATGACTTGCTAATGCCATTTTAGGATACACCTTCTAGACAGCTATGCATATTTTGATTTGAGTACTGTCAAAATTAGTCCCAAAAACACTATACGAGTTATGGTATTCTAAACGCCtaaatctcaattatatgaaaatttggggaTGTCTAGCTTATGTCAAACTAATTAAATCAGATAAGCTAGATGTTAGATCAGAGAAGCGTTAATTTATAGGTTATCCTAAAGATagtttaagatattatttttactttccaACTGATCAAAGAATAACAGTGAGTAGAAATGCACACTTTCTCATAAAAGAATTCTCAGAAGAAGGCTATTTAGGAAGAAATGTTAAGCTCGCAAAAGATTCCAGAGAGTCTTAAACTGACATTATTGAAGTTAGATCGTCCATTAAGAAAACCTCAATATTAGATATTGTGATTCCAACACAAAGATCTTTTAGGGTATTTAGACTCAGAATAGATATGATTTTCTTCACGAGTAAGATTTTGAATCTTGCTTAGTAGGAGAAAATGATCATGGTGATGATCATAGAAGCTATGAGGAAGCTATACTAGATATAGATTCAAGTAGATGGCTAAAAACAATGAATTTTGAAGTAGAATccatgcatgctaatcaagtCTAAACACTTGTTAATCCACTGGAAGAAATTATTCCTGTTGGTTGTAAGTGGattttcaagagaaagattgacAAGGATAGATAAGTGAAGACCTATAAGGCATTACTAGTAGTGAAAGGTTATACTCAGAAACAAGGCTTAGATTATGAGAAAACGTTTTCACTTGTGGCTGTGATTAAATCCATTTGAATAATGCTAGTTATTGCATCATACTGTGATTACGAAATATGAtagatggatgtcaagactgctttcctcaatggattcattgaagaaaacatatatatggaacaACTAATAGGTTTCGTATCCACCTTTGAAAGATATAAGGTATGCAAGTTACATCAatccatttatggattgaagcaagcttccataagttagaaaatttgattcgatgaaataatcaaattgtttgattttgaaatgagtTAGAATGAACCCTGTGTTTACAAATGGGTTAAAGATCATGTTGTAACATTCCTCATACTGCATGTAGATAACATACTATTAATGGGAAATGACATTGGGATGATGAAATACTTAAGAGATGCGACCTATGTCCTTAGAATCTATGTCTATAGAGATAGAATGAAAAAGATAATtgcattatataaaaaattatacatagaaaaattattgaaaatacctacatgtttttaaattatgtttcgTTGTTGGTTATCAATGTCCTAAAAAACCTACATGTTTGAGGTAGGATAACGTGATCTCTATCATATGCTCAAGACAAGCATGATGGGTATTAAATGGTCTTGCAAGTTAAGTCTTTGCATATACAATCATATTCAAGAGCTGACTTCAGAAGGTAAGTTGTCCTTTTTGAGTCTTGATCAATTGACATGTGCACTGAGGTGTTGCTTAATCGCTATTTGCCAACTACCATATACAATCATATTCAAGAGCCGACTTCAAAGAGGACATTTAACCCGTGCACAGCAGAATATATATCAACCAAAAgttaaaaacatatatgaaaatttaaaaggaaTCTTATTGCTATTTAATTTTGATGCTTGGATAATACTATTATGAAAAAGAGTTCAAAATTAACATTAGTTGTTGGTTAATTGGAGCTAATGATCCAATTTTCAATGTTGACCGAAAAACAAATGTTTTGAGTTAATAAATATGCGAGTAAATGCTCTGCCAAATAACAAAGGATTGAGACTAAAAGAGgaatatttgaaaacaaaaattatgtttCATGAAATCACTCTGATGAGGATATTGTCGGTGCTATATAACTTAATCAATTTataaaggtcaaaggactatttcccacccaaggtttagtgaaaagaaAGATTTCCAcctattaactttcaaaaactcaaatacccactcatctATCAATATTCACTATTagggttaaggataaaattattatttagctaaaaatatttaaaaaaattaaaaattatcacatttcgctccttaggtttaaaaatctaacaacttTCCTCCatctaaggtttgaaaattcatcattcccccctagggtttggaatttttttctagtttcttCCTATGAACTTCTTCGTTGTAGTCTCCATTTTCGTCGATCTCATCCTCCCAGCACTATCTCCTTCATTGACATTCCCTCGTCCTCCAAACATCGTTGATTTCTACCGTTGACGacaaacaattttaaaaccCACGAGTAAGTTTTAACCTTGATGACGATCGACAATAGATGATGCTAGAGAGACCAAACGCGGGATGAAAAAGATGCTGGGGAGATGAATTGTGTGACAACGACACTATGGAGACGAATCGTGTGATGAGGACGCTTCTACTCGTGGTTGAGATTCATTGGCCTTTTTTTTGGCCGCTGATGGAAGATGAGTGGGAAAGGCCAACCCTACTTGCCGGaagaaactggaaaaaaattgtaaacccTTGGAGGCAATGgcaaattttcaaatcttgggtgggggaaattgttagatttttaaacctaagtggcaaaatgtgataattttttagtttttaaatatttttaactaaataacaattttacccttaactttaatagtgaatttttacagatagatgagtatttgagttttaaaaattaatgaatgggAATTTATCtctacactaaaccttgggtgggacatagtcctttggccatttataAAACAATAGTTTGTATTTATAGCATTGTCATATGTAAATTAAGAAAATCTTTACcagttttatttgtatatttaactgaaattagataagattttttattattactattctTATAAGGTCTATCAACAACAATTTAAGACGTTTCTCCTcatatcatttatgttttttttaaaatttaaaattgtaaatatgcACTAATTCTGAAATTAGAAATCAGCATAGATGGTACGTTTAAATcacaaatgatataaatatcaCTTATTCAAACTGTGACTTCATGTTTCATCTACTGAATTTGAATGGAATTCAATTCCCACTTTACTTTCACACCTAAATAGTAGCATTAATGgcatgttattaaataataatttatgaaggtgttttcaataataaaattctgATCTAATTGTAATTAAGagaatttttaagatataaatGAAGATAATAATTGTGATTAATTTGATGGTAATTCATACATATGCATGtaaatactaaataaataataattttaaagagtAATATACATTATAATTGTGACTTGTTTAAGAGTAATAATAATTCAGACCTGAGCCATTTGTTTGACATTCATAGGGTAACAATCTGAAAGACCACCAGTGTAAGCTCTCTGAGCAACAATTTGATTAAAAGCTTGAGTTGGATGATAAGCATCCCAGAAGATGTATTGGTCTCGGTTAAAGCATGGTATTGCAAAAGGAAGACATGTTATTTGCCCTTTATTCCGCCCAATTCCACAACACCCTCTATCTGTCTCGCTAAATCCTACAAATTCAACCATTATGCCATTGCCATATATGTTTGAATTAAGACTACACAACAAGCTAGCTAGTAATTAAAGATGAGTAGTGTTTCTCACCATAATCATCAGGTCGATTGAGTATGTCAGTAAAAACTCCATAAGTATTGCCAAAGACAAAGGCTGAGGACTTGCTGTAATTGGTGTTGAGTTGATCAACTAGGGAGAGgagttttttgttaaatatttcaACCATATCGTTAATATAAGTTATGCACTTCCCTGGTGGTGCAACTCCGGTGGCTATTTGATTTGGCATGCAACCAAGAGGTCCAACTGCAGCCAATAAGAATTTTCTCAAACCTAAATTGTGTAGCACCTGAACatgatttaaaacaaaataCCACCATATTAGGTGTTGTTTTACTATAAACAATAGCGGTccttaaatgtttaaaatttaaatctagttttttcctttttttttagtaaggaatagaaaattactataacTTTGACAACTCTATAAAAGTTTCTTACCAATACATGGGTAGTGTAATGATTGATGAGAAGATGAGCATAGTCTTGAGCGTTGTAACGAGAGGAGGTATTGGGATATAAAGAGGgaatgagaaaattatttatgtagTCGTTGCTACCAACATTCATCACAACCAATGATTTTCTCAGCAATTCTTCCGATTTTCTTTCAACCATTTTTCTCTTCAGTTGGCTCAATGtaactttaaaattatccaCCTGCTGACTTAGGCTGAACCTATCTCCCTTTCACACATATGAATAACACAATTATGTTAAgaattgaaataaaatcatcgacttttattaccttttttagttaaattatacACATGAACGTTTCTgcatgaaatttttttctcttttttttaatagaaataatatattttgactCCAAAAAGTTTTTTGATAGGTAGATTAAAAGAGTGCAACAACGTCCAGCGTAGCATTTTGTGTTTGTAATGAATGGCTAGAATTGTTTTCACGTGGTTTCTCAACCTGTTACATGAATCAAGTAAAACGAGATGTGATATATTACAAAGTGAGTAATATAATCCAATCTTGGTTTTACTCCAAACTCTCTCTCTCAACTTCCGTCTTCACAGAATATCAGAGCTTGTTTGACCAACGTCAATAGAGAATTTTCACCCTTCTTAAATCTCAACTACTTGAGAACGGATGAATAATAAAGATCCTGATCTCAGTCTGCAAATCCCTACTTTTTGCAATATTCTCAAGTAGTCAATTTACCCTAAGGAAACTGATATTGTGCACTCAAAGCTTCTAATTAATTGTAATTCCTTCGCAAAATCCAATACaatatctataaataaatagcCAATTAAACGCACACTTAGAACAAAAATCTATTGAAATCTCAACTTGTGAAACACCACTCTTACATCGAATTTCAAGCACCTTAACTTCACCTATCATTTTATGACTTTCCAACAATCAACCTACATCGAAGTAGTTTTTTCTTCCTGTACTCAACTTTAAAAACAGTGTTGCTCATGAAAATGTTCAGTCTTCATCTCATGAATTCATGCACCCAATGCTCACAAGATCTAAAACCTGTCATCTACCTCATATTAATCCTAAAACACTAAATGTCTCTACCATATTGACAAGCTCTTTTGAAACCAAGAATTATACTGAAGCTTTGGCTGATCCGCACTAGTTTAAGGCAATGCAAGATGAATATTTTGCTTTAGTTAAGAATCATACTTTGAGTATTGTGCCTTCGAATCATACTTGGCTGACCTTCTCACTAAGGCAAATCCTTGTACTACACCCATGGCTATTGGTACTAAGTTGTTAATTTGTCGAAGATAGTGAGTTTTTTGAGAATCCTACTTTATATAGATAAGCCATAGAAGCACTATAGTATTTAACCTTCACCAAACCAGATCTTTCATTTATGGTAAATTAGTTGAGTTAATTCTTAAAAGCTCCTTCTAGGTTACAATTTCACACTTGGCAAAAGAGTGTTAAAGTATATTAAAGGTACTTTACACTGTGGTTTGAGGTTTAAATTAGACTTACTCCTCAAATTAGATGCCTATACAAATGTTGATTGGGTAGGGAATCTAAAAGATAGAAGAACTactaatgtttatatattttacgtgaaaataatttgatttaatggagttcaagaaagcaaaaagaatattttctttGTCTTCCATAGAATCGTCTTAGTCAAATGGCTACTAAAATTGCTTGGCCAAGAAATTTGTTTAAAGAATTAACGGTGTCATGGATTAGGAAGGTTGTTGTATGtgtgataattaattaaagtgcTAGATCACTAGCTTTTAATCTAGCTTTCGATGGTCATAGAAAGGATATTCAGATAGATGCACATTGAGAGAATTAATTGCTAATAATCTATTGGTTGTTCAGTATGTACCTTTCCAAGATTCAATTGGATGATCTCCTGACAAAACCCCTGTCAGCTGCTTAGATTTGTAAACATTAGAACAAAACTTAGTATTCTTGATTGGTtagagagaggaaaaaaaaacaacttactGTAGAAGAAGAACTTGTTATCAAGGAAGGAAGTTTGAACAAGGGGTTATCTCTAGAAGATTCAAGCGAAGTTGGGGCGAAATTTGAGTTGAAGGAAGAATTATATTGAGTTTAAGAGAGGATTATAAAAGATCAGTTGTGTTCAATGAAGGATTCCagaaataaaattgtgtacCTGAGCTGAGTTAATGGTAATAAAAACAATCAACccactaattatataatttgtatattttttaattttttaaataatatcttttatattcccaatatataatttattaatgttaaGTGGGGAgtccaaaaaatttaataattaataaatataatctcATGCATAACCTCAAACGTAccaataattattaatgtttttttaagttttctaaaatataattttatttttatttttttctaatatcttttgggttcccaatatattgttttttcatcCCTTAAAAATAtagtgttaatttttttttaaatttgaataatatcgTAGTGGACCAAACTAGAAATATTTATCTTCCTGTTCTAGGAGtagaaaaattgaagaatttagTTTAGCGAAACCTAGTTCTCTCAAAACTCATTGCCTGTCAACGGAAGTTAGATCCTACAACATCCATTGTAacattttgtgtttgtttttgtttctaatgAATGGTTAGGATTGTTTTGGCTCAATTTCATAAGGTTTGTCAGCCTTTAACatgaattaagtataaaaagTTGCTTATGTATAAATACATAGTGTTGGTTCATATATATTAGAGTTGCATTCGAGCCAAATTAAGTTTGACCATGAGCCAATTCAAGTTTGGCATAATTTCGAGGGCATCAAGGTCGAGTTTGTCAAGCTTCTTTTAAAGTTATTCAAACTTAACTAACTTGATGAGAGTTGAGTTCGAGTTTAGCTACAGTATCGAGTCAAACTAAGTTTTGAACTTGGCTTGATACTATaactaagtaaaaaaattatcaaaacgatattgttttaattgattcgTATCGGATTCTCTCAGTTTGCGAGCTTGTTGAGTTGAACACCTCTTAAGCTTAAGTTTGAGTtagagattcaaaatatttaactttctaactgaaatttgagtttgaataaagtCGATTTGAATATAaccttaaattatataaatatatatatggcaGATAAAAACTTACCAGACTTCTTCCACTCTCATCAAGTATCCCAGCTGCCGCTGAAGCATAATTTACTCCCTTAAGTATATCTCTTCCGAAAATGATGGTATCTTCGAAAggtggaagaagaggaagaccAACCAAATCTCCTGCATGCCGAATTTCGGTTTTTACCAGTTGgactaaaaagaaaacaaatgaaaggATAACTAAGTGAAAAATTACCAAGAAAATCTATGATGGTCTTTCCATTAGAAAATCTGCCAGTGGGACCTGCGTAGAAATCAATACCATATGGCAAATAATCTGATCTTGCTAATGAACTTAAGTAATTGTTGTTTCCACAGTCGACCAAAGAATCTCCAAACACGAACATGGCTGGAAATTCTTCTGCTTTcacaatgaaatttttatttttccatgtGCAAACACACACCAAACCTTGGCTTATAATTAATACAAGTATTTTTTCAACGAAACCCAAAATTAGTTTTCCCATGTCTAgatttttttaccttttctgTTTCGCATTAGAAATGAAAATGGTGATTTGATTGtataaaattaagaaagttATACATGTGAGGAGACGTTCCTTTAATTTGCTTTTAGA
It contains:
- the LOC123194963 gene encoding GDSL esterase/lipase At5g08460-like isoform X2 — its product is MGKLILGFVEKILVLIISQGLVCVCTWKNKNFIVKAEEFPAMFVFGDSLVDCGNNNYLSSLARSDYLPYGIDFYAGPTGRFSNGKTIIDFLGDLVGLPLLPPFEDTIIFGRDILKGVNYASAAAGILDESGRSLGDRFSLSQQVDNFKVTLSQLKRKMVERKSEELLRKSLVVMNVGSNDYINNFLIPSLYPNTSSRYNAQDYAHLLINHYTTHVLVLHNLGLRKFLLAAVGPLGCMPNQIATGVAPPGKCITYINDMVEIFNKKLLSLVDQLNTNYSKSSAFVFGNTYGVFTDILNRPDDYARQIEGVVELGGIKGK
- the LOC123194963 gene encoding GDSL esterase/lipase At5g08460-like isoform X1, with amino-acid sequence MGKLILGFVEKILVLIISQGLVCVCTWKNKNFIVKAEEFPAMFVFGDSLVDCGNNNYLSSLARSDYLPYGIDFYAGPTGRFSNGKTIIDFLGDLVGLPLLPPFEDTIIFGRDILKGVNYASAAAGILDESGRSLGDRFSLSQQVDNFKVTLSQLKRKMVERKSEELLRKSLVVMNVGSNDYINNFLIPSLYPNTSSRYNAQDYAHLLINHYTTHVLVLHNLGLRKFLLAAVGPLGCMPNQIATGVAPPGKCITYINDMVEIFNKKLLSLVDQLNTNYSKSSAFVFGNTYGVFTDILNRPDDYGFSETDRGCCGIGRNKGQITCLPFAIPCFNRDQYIFWDAYHPTQAFNQIVAQRAYTGGLSDCYPMNVKQMAQV